Proteins encoded in a region of the Pseudomonas sp. PDNC002 genome:
- a CDS encoding DMT family protein, whose product MPVWLQTAFLLSLSNLFMTFAWYGHLKTLNSKPWIIAALVSWGIALFEYLLQVPANRIGYTVMSVGQLKIMQEVITLAVFVPFSVYFMQQPLKLDYLWAGLCLLGAVYFIFRA is encoded by the coding sequence ATGCCGGTCTGGCTGCAAACCGCGTTTCTGCTGTCGCTCTCTAACCTGTTCATGACCTTCGCCTGGTACGGCCACCTGAAAACCCTGAACAGCAAGCCGTGGATCATCGCGGCGCTGGTCAGCTGGGGGATCGCACTGTTCGAGTATTTGCTGCAGGTGCCGGCCAACCGCATCGGCTACACGGTGATGTCGGTGGGGCAGCTGAAGATCATGCAGGAGGTCATCACGCTGGCGGTCTTCGTGCCGTTCAGCGTGTACTTCATGCAGCAGCCACTGAAGCTCGACTATCTATGGGCCGGGCTGTGCCTGCTGGGCGCGGTGTACTTTATCTTCCGCGCCTGA
- a CDS encoding alpha-glucosidase, translating to MIRFVLRGTILLLVLGGGGWKGWNWWQQRPVWAQLTVAPAMASERSWGLGDYRLDWDGESFALRAGEHPAQTLWQTRGGFLAAGIGRVDAEEHRGAMFVHEHRDLLCRQQQLDAVRVDGEKLLIEGTLTCADGRRSAYTVTLRADGERGAVLDASLGDPALNRLYLAWAREADEQFHGFGEQFTRFDLSGRRLPILVQEQGVGRGLQPITMAADLTARAGGDWWTTYAPVPFYLTSRLHAFFSEAPEYQVFDLRDDQRVALEVHAGKLQAHLYKGNSPKALIEAHTSVVGRMPPLPGWTQQGVILGLQGGTERVRNIVDQLEQAKVPMAGVWVQDWVGQRTTSFGKQLWWNWVLDGERYPGWAAFNAGLRAKGIRSLAYVNPFLVDTAERGGATRNLYREALAHGYLTQDAKGQPLQLQNTSFSAGMVDLTNPQAADWLRGVMREEMLGAGFSGWMADFGEALPYEAKLASGEPAAAVHNRYPEFWAQLNRQLVDEEGAGDLLFFMRSAYSHSPGLTTSLWLGDQLVTWDADDGLHSALLGLLSGGVSGFSLNHSDTGGYTTITSPIRNYHRSEELLLRWMEFSAFTSLLRTHEGNRPDDNVQTYSTPATVAQLQRFATVFRELAPYRQRLMQEATRHGWPLVRPLWLEFPADPASLAEMPTSYMLGDQFLVAPVLEPGVQRLNVALPEGRWVHLWSGSTFEVASGGAVEIPAPIGEPAVFYRAGSADGERLAAALRKQGLLRSNP from the coding sequence ATGATCAGGTTCGTATTGCGCGGCACCATACTGCTGTTGGTGCTGGGGGGCGGCGGCTGGAAGGGCTGGAACTGGTGGCAGCAGCGGCCCGTGTGGGCGCAGTTGACGGTAGCGCCGGCCATGGCCTCCGAGCGGAGCTGGGGCCTGGGCGACTATCGCCTGGACTGGGACGGCGAGTCCTTCGCCCTGCGCGCGGGCGAACATCCGGCGCAGACGCTGTGGCAGACCCGTGGCGGGTTTCTCGCGGCCGGCATCGGCCGGGTCGACGCCGAGGAGCATCGCGGCGCGATGTTCGTCCACGAACACCGCGATCTGCTGTGCCGCCAGCAACAGTTGGATGCCGTGCGAGTTGATGGCGAGAAGTTGCTGATCGAGGGGACGCTGACCTGCGCCGATGGTCGGCGATCCGCTTATACCGTGACACTGCGGGCCGATGGCGAGCGCGGCGCGGTGCTGGATGCAAGCCTGGGCGACCCTGCTCTGAACCGCCTGTACCTGGCCTGGGCGAGAGAGGCCGACGAGCAGTTCCACGGCTTTGGCGAACAGTTCACCCGCTTCGACCTGAGCGGGCGACGCCTGCCGATCCTGGTACAGGAGCAGGGCGTAGGCCGTGGCCTGCAGCCCATCACCATGGCCGCCGACCTGACCGCACGTGCCGGCGGCGACTGGTGGACCACCTATGCGCCGGTGCCGTTCTACCTGACGTCGCGGCTGCATGCTTTCTTCAGCGAGGCTCCGGAGTACCAGGTTTTCGACCTGCGCGACGACCAGCGCGTAGCGCTCGAGGTACACGCCGGCAAGCTCCAGGCCCACCTTTATAAAGGTAACAGTCCCAAGGCGCTGATCGAGGCGCATACCTCGGTGGTCGGGCGGATGCCGCCGCTGCCGGGCTGGACGCAGCAGGGCGTGATTCTCGGCTTGCAGGGCGGGACCGAGCGGGTACGCAACATCGTCGATCAGCTGGAGCAGGCAAAGGTGCCGATGGCGGGCGTCTGGGTGCAGGACTGGGTTGGCCAGCGCACCACCAGCTTCGGCAAGCAGTTGTGGTGGAACTGGGTGCTGGATGGCGAGCGCTATCCGGGTTGGGCGGCCTTCAATGCCGGCTTGCGGGCCAAGGGAATTCGCAGCCTGGCTTATGTAAACCCCTTCCTGGTGGACACGGCGGAGAGAGGCGGGGCGACGCGCAATCTCTACCGCGAGGCCTTGGCGCACGGCTATCTGACGCAGGATGCCAAGGGCCAGCCGCTGCAACTGCAGAACACCAGCTTCAGCGCTGGCATGGTTGACCTGACCAATCCCCAGGCGGCTGATTGGCTGCGCGGTGTGATGCGCGAGGAAATGCTTGGGGCCGGCTTCTCCGGCTGGATGGCGGATTTTGGCGAGGCCTTGCCTTATGAGGCGAAGCTGGCTTCCGGGGAGCCGGCCGCAGCGGTGCACAATCGATACCCGGAGTTCTGGGCCCAGTTGAATCGACAGCTGGTGGACGAGGAGGGCGCGGGCGACCTGCTGTTCTTCATGCGTTCCGCCTACAGCCACAGCCCTGGCTTGACCACCAGCCTGTGGCTGGGCGATCAGTTGGTGACCTGGGATGCCGACGACGGTCTGCACAGTGCGCTGTTGGGGCTGCTGTCCGGCGGCGTGTCCGGCTTCAGCCTGAATCACAGCGACACTGGCGGCTACACCACTATCACCAGCCCGATCAGGAACTACCATCGCAGCGAGGAATTGTTGCTGCGCTGGATGGAGTTTTCCGCCTTCACCAGCCTGTTGCGTACGCACGAGGGCAATCGCCCGGATGACAACGTGCAGACCTACAGCACGCCGGCTACAGTGGCGCAGTTGCAGCGCTTCGCCACGGTATTCCGCGAGCTGGCGCCCTATCGCCAGCGGCTGATGCAGGAAGCGACGAGGCATGGCTGGCCACTGGTTCGCCCGCTATGGCTGGAATTCCCCGCTGATCCGGCGAGCTTGGCGGAAATGCCGACGAGCTATATGCTCGGCGACCAATTTCTGGTGGCCCCGGTGCTGGAGCCCGGCGTGCAGCGTCTGAACGTGGCGTTGCCCGAGGGCCGCTGGGTGCACCTGTGGAGCGGCAGCACCTTCGAGGTGGCTTCCGGCGGGGCGGTCGAAATCCCTGCACCGATTGGCGAGCCGGCGGTGTTCTATCGCGCCGGTTCTGCCGACGGCGAACGCCTGGCAGCGGCGCTGCGCAAGCAGGGGCTGCTGCGCTCCAACCCATGA
- a CDS encoding START domain-containing protein: MRGVLRMTLLATAVMGFAGTALAEDWKLEKDEDGVKVYLSPVAGSKYKAYRGVVDIKADVAKINALQEDVAGSCKWIHACAEMRLLKHEGDDSWTYSKIDMPWPVTGRDVVIHVTTEKTADGGLIRHLKAEPTYIPEEKGEIRVPKLIGEWKLVPKGAGVTEVTYQVQTEPGGSIPSWLANSFVVDAPMNTLKGLRSAAEK, from the coding sequence ATGCGTGGTGTATTGCGTATGACCCTGCTGGCCACTGCCGTGATGGGCTTTGCCGGAACCGCCCTGGCGGAAGACTGGAAGCTGGAGAAGGACGAGGACGGCGTGAAGGTCTACCTCAGCCCCGTTGCTGGCTCCAAGTACAAGGCCTACCGTGGCGTCGTCGACATCAAGGCCGATGTGGCCAAGATCAACGCCCTGCAGGAAGACGTGGCCGGCTCCTGCAAGTGGATCCACGCCTGCGCCGAGATGCGCCTGCTCAAGCACGAAGGCGATGATTCCTGGACTTACTCGAAGATCGACATGCCCTGGCCGGTGACCGGCCGCGACGTGGTGATCCACGTGACCACCGAGAAGACCGCCGACGGCGGCCTGATCCGTCACCTGAAGGCCGAGCCGACCTATATCCCGGAAGAGAAGGGCGAAATCCGCGTGCCGAAGCTGATCGGCGAGTGGAAGCTGGTACCCAAGGGCGCCGGTGTGACCGAAGTGACCTACCAGGTACAGACCGAGCCGGGTGGCAGCATTCCGTCCTGGCTGGCCAACAGCTTCGTGGTCGACGCGCCGATGAACACCCTCAAGGGCCTGCGCAGCGCTGCCGAGAAGTAA
- the gltA gene encoding citrate synthase: MADKKAQLIIEGAAPVELPVLSGTLGPDVVDVRGLTSTGHFTFDPGFMSTASCESKITYIDGDKGVLLHRGYPIEQLAEKSDYLETCYLLLNGELPTAEQKEKFVGTIKNHTMVHEQLKTFFNGFRRDAHPMAVMCGVIGALSAFYHDSLDINNPKHREVSAHRLIAKMPTIAAMVYKYSKGEPMMYPRNDLNYAENFLHMMFNTPCETKPISPVLAKAMDRIFILHADHEQNASTSTVRLAGSSGANPFACIASGIAALWGPAHGGANEAVLRMLDEIGDVSNIEKFVAKAKDKNDPFKLMGFGHRVYKNFDPRAKVMKQTCDEVLQELGINDPQLELAMKLEEIARHDPYFVERNLYPNVDFYSGIILKAIGIPTSMFTVIFALARTVGWISHWQEMLSGPYKIGRPRQLYTGATQRDFVDLKAR, from the coding sequence ATGGCTGACAAAAAAGCGCAGTTGATCATCGAGGGCGCTGCCCCCGTCGAACTGCCTGTCCTCTCCGGCACGCTGGGTCCCGATGTTGTCGACGTGCGGGGCCTGACCTCCACGGGTCACTTCACTTTCGACCCCGGCTTCATGTCCACCGCCTCCTGCGAGTCGAAGATCACCTACATCGATGGTGATAAAGGTGTACTGCTGCATCGCGGCTACCCGATCGAACAACTCGCCGAGAAGTCCGACTACCTGGAAACCTGCTACCTGCTGCTCAACGGCGAACTGCCCACTGCCGAGCAGAAGGAAAAGTTCGTCGGCACCATCAAGAACCACACCATGGTTCATGAACAGCTGAAGACCTTCTTCAACGGATTCCGCCGTGATGCGCACCCGATGGCCGTGATGTGCGGCGTGATCGGTGCCCTCTCCGCCTTCTATCACGACTCCCTGGACATCAATAATCCGAAGCACCGGGAAGTCTCGGCGCATCGTCTGATCGCCAAGATGCCGACCATCGCTGCCATGGTGTACAAGTACTCCAAGGGCGAGCCGATGATGTACCCGCGCAACGACCTGAACTATGCAGAAAACTTCCTGCATATGATGTTCAACACCCCCTGCGAGACCAAGCCGATCAGCCCTGTGCTGGCCAAGGCCATGGACCGCATCTTCATCCTGCACGCCGACCACGAGCAGAACGCCTCCACCTCCACCGTGCGCCTGGCGGGCTCCTCGGGTGCCAACCCGTTCGCCTGTATCGCCTCGGGCATCGCTGCCCTGTGGGGTCCGGCTCACGGCGGTGCGAACGAAGCCGTTCTGCGCATGCTGGACGAAATCGGCGACGTATCGAACATCGAGAAGTTCGTGGCCAAGGCCAAGGACAAGAACGATCCGTTCAAGCTGATGGGCTTCGGTCACCGCGTGTACAAGAACTTCGACCCGCGCGCCAAGGTCATGAAGCAGACCTGCGACGAGGTTCTCCAGGAGCTGGGTATCAACGACCCGCAGCTGGAACTGGCCATGAAGCTGGAAGAAATCGCCCGCCACGACCCCTACTTCGTGGAGCGCAACCTCTATCCGAACGTGGACTTCTACTCCGGCATCATCCTGAAGGCCATCGGCATTCCGACCAGCATGTTCACTGTGATCTTCGCCCTGGCACGTACCGTGGGCTGGATCTCGCACTGGCAGGAAATGCTCTCCGGCCCGTACAAGATTGGCCGTCCGCGCCAGCTGTACACCGGCGCCACCCAGCGCGACTTCGTGGACCTCAAAGCCCGCTAA
- a CDS encoding YkgJ family cysteine cluster protein — MQCRIGCGACCIAPSISSPIPGMPDGKPAGVRCVQLDERNLCKLFGDSRRPKVCAAFDADADACGSSNEQALQILTEWERITAA, encoded by the coding sequence ATGCAATGCCGTATCGGCTGTGGCGCCTGTTGCATAGCGCCGTCGATTTCCTCGCCCATCCCCGGCATGCCAGACGGCAAGCCGGCGGGCGTGCGCTGTGTGCAGTTGGATGAGCGCAATCTGTGCAAACTATTCGGCGACTCTCGGCGTCCAAAGGTCTGTGCGGCCTTCGATGCGGACGCCGATGCCTGCGGCAGCAGCAACGAACAGGCGTTGCAGATACTCACCGAGTGGGAACGTATCACCGCCGCCTGA